The Bacillus carboniphilus DNA window CTAAATTTGAGTGCGCCACCCCAAATAAAGAAATCCCCCACCCCCGCATATATATACACCAACATGTCGAGTTGAGTCATCCCCTCGTAACCGTTTACAATTATTAAAAAGGGTGAAAAGGAGAGGGGTCATATGATGCAGAGAAAGAAGATTGGAATGATCGGGGTTCCGATGGATATGGGGCAGCAGCGACGTGGTGTAGATATGGGGCCAAGTGCGATTCGTTATGCTGGTGTAGTTGAGAGATTAGAAGAGTTAGGGTTTGACATTGAGGATATAGGAGATTTAGAGATTGGAAGAAGGGAAAAAACAATTGTGGAACGTTCCAATCTACGAAACTTAAAGGCAGTATTAGAGGCTAATGAACTACTTCATGAAAAAGTGTCGGAAGTGATAAAGCAAGGTATGTTCCCACTAATTTTTGGTGGAGACCATAGTATTGCGATGGGTACTCTTGCTGGCGTTGCAGAGCATCATAAAAACTTAGGGGTCATTTGGTATGATGCACATGGTGATTTAAATACCGAGGAAACTTCACCGTCAGGGAATATTCATGGTATGCCATTAGCAGTTAGCCTTGGTTTAGGACATCCTTCATTAACGAATATTGGAGGGTATTCACCGAAAGTGAAGCCGGAGAATATCGTTATTATTGGAGCGAGAGCCCTAGACGACGGAGAAAAGCAGCTAATTAAAGAAATGGGCATAAAAACATATACGATGCATGAGGTTGACCGTTTAGGAATGACAAAGGTTATGGAAGAAACGATCGCTTACCTCAAAGATAAAACAGATGGCGTACATCTATCTCTTGATTTGGATGGGCTAGATCCGGATGATGCACCTGGAGTTGGAACTCCGGTAGCGGGAGGATTAAGTTATCGTGAAAGCCATTTGGCAATGGAAATGCTTGCTGAATCTAACATAATAACGTCTGCAGAATTTGTTGAAGTCAATCCGATTCTTGATGAAAAGAATAGAACAGCTCAAGTAGCAGTGGCTTTAATGGGCTCACTGTTTGGAGAGAAGTTACTATAGATGAGCTTGGACAAGAGGCAGAACCAACTTATGGTTCTAGCCTTTTTATTATTTGGAAGTTTCTATAAAAAAATTTCTCGAAATATGTAAAAATCAGTCATTTTTCTGATACGATAGGAAAGGAAAATATTTTTTTATAAAAAATTTGAAACTATAAACGGCCTTGTTCGTATACATATGTAGCCGCATGAGCGGAGGTTAGTAAATTGGATGTCATAGTTAAACAAAGAATAAAGCAAGTCATTAAGGGAGATCAGAACGCCTTTGCAGAGATCGTTGAGTTATACAAAGACAAGGTGTTCCAATTATGCTATCGGATGCTGGGGAATAGACATGAAGCAGAAGATATGGCACAAGAAGCCTTTCTCCGAGCATACGTTAATATTACAAAGTTTAATCAATCGAGGAAGTTTTCTACTTGGTTGTATCGCATTGCAACAAATTTATGTATTGACCGAATACGAAAG harbors:
- the rocF gene encoding arginase; translated protein: MMQRKKIGMIGVPMDMGQQRRGVDMGPSAIRYAGVVERLEELGFDIEDIGDLEIGRREKTIVERSNLRNLKAVLEANELLHEKVSEVIKQGMFPLIFGGDHSIAMGTLAGVAEHHKNLGVIWYDAHGDLNTEETSPSGNIHGMPLAVSLGLGHPSLTNIGGYSPKVKPENIVIIGARALDDGEKQLIKEMGIKTYTMHEVDRLGMTKVMEETIAYLKDKTDGVHLSLDLDGLDPDDAPGVGTPVAGGLSYRESHLAMEMLAESNIITSAEFVEVNPILDEKNRTAQVAVALMGSLFGEKLL